The following proteins come from a genomic window of Proteinivorax hydrogeniformans:
- the rlmD gene encoding 23S rRNA (uracil(1939)-C(5))-methyltransferase RlmD — MSNLQKGNKYIVTIEDVTHQGEGVGKIDGFTVFVPQGLPEDKVEIEIISLKKNYGRGLIKEVLNPSPQRIKPNCPTYHECGGCNLQHTDYSYQLKLKRKLVKDALERIGGFNDPIIHHTLTAGDKKYRNKVQSPVGVVDGKTVAGFYKPKSHEIVPLENCHIQHPKSNQVLDRISKELHHLNIPTYNEKTGKGIVRHIVTKIGFNTDELMAILVVTKEDFHKKKELVDRIKSLEAVDTLVFNINSKKTNVVMGTKNLTMFGNGYITEQVSGIEYKISPLSFFQINPKGMEILYGKTLEYASLTGKEKVLDAYCGIGSISLFLAQQAKEVLGVEIVPQAIEDAKENAKINGIKNAHFKVGKAEEVIVDQAKKGDKYDVVVVDPPRKGCDEKLLDAIKEISPHKVVYVSCNPSTLARDLKYLCQEKKYELKQVQPVDMFPHSGHVECVVLMSRVKVNTMF, encoded by the coding sequence ATGTCTAATTTACAAAAAGGAAATAAATACATAGTTACAATTGAAGATGTTACCCACCAAGGGGAAGGTGTGGGAAAAATAGATGGTTTTACGGTTTTTGTGCCCCAAGGCCTTCCTGAAGATAAGGTGGAAATAGAAATAATCAGCTTAAAGAAAAATTACGGCCGTGGTTTAATCAAAGAAGTTTTAAACCCATCGCCACAAAGGATAAAACCAAATTGCCCAACTTATCATGAATGCGGTGGCTGCAATCTTCAGCATACTGACTACTCATATCAGCTGAAGCTAAAGAGAAAGCTTGTAAAAGATGCACTAGAGAGAATCGGAGGATTTAATGATCCAATAATCCACCATACCTTAACAGCTGGAGATAAAAAATATCGCAACAAAGTTCAATCACCGGTAGGGGTAGTTGACGGGAAAACAGTGGCAGGATTTTATAAGCCTAAGAGCCACGAAATAGTACCGCTAGAAAACTGTCATATCCAGCATCCTAAAAGTAATCAAGTGCTCGACAGAATTTCTAAAGAACTACATCACCTTAACATACCTACTTACAACGAGAAAACAGGCAAAGGCATAGTCCGTCACATAGTTACTAAAATTGGCTTTAACACCGATGAGCTAATGGCGATACTAGTAGTTACAAAAGAAGATTTCCATAAAAAGAAAGAGCTTGTCGATAGGATTAAAAGTTTAGAAGCAGTAGATACTCTAGTTTTTAATATCAACTCTAAAAAAACCAACGTCGTTATGGGAACTAAGAATTTAACCATGTTTGGAAATGGCTACATAACAGAACAAGTAAGTGGTATAGAGTACAAGATTTCCCCGCTGTCTTTTTTCCAGATTAACCCTAAGGGAATGGAAATCCTCTATGGCAAAACCTTAGAATATGCCAGCCTCACCGGCAAAGAAAAAGTGTTAGATGCATATTGCGGTATAGGAAGCATCTCGCTATTTTTAGCCCAGCAAGCAAAAGAGGTGCTAGGAGTGGAAATAGTGCCACAAGCCATAGAAGATGCCAAAGAAAATGCAAAAATAAACGGCATAAAAAATGCCCACTTCAAGGTAGGAAAAGCGGAAGAAGTTATAGTAGATCAAGCTAAAAAAGGAGATAAATATGACGTAGTAGTGGTGGATCCACCAAGAAAAGGGTGCGATGAAAAGCTGCTAGATGCAATAAAAGAAATATCACCACACAAGGTGGTATATGTATCCTGTAACCCCTCAACCTTAGCCAGAGATTTAAAGTATCTATGCCAAGAAAAAAAGTATGAACTAAAGCAAGTTCAGCCAGTGGACATGTTCCCTCATAGTGGGCATGTGGAGTGTGTAGTATTGATGTCAAGGGTAAAGGTGAATACGATGTTTTAG
- a CDS encoding DUF2892 domain-containing protein yields the protein MRSNFRKNVGDVDRVIRISLGSIFIIIGALNILNIHHLVAYFLVIAGLVNIAEGLIRY from the coding sequence ATGCGGTCAAACTTTAGAAAAAATGTTGGAGATGTAGATAGGGTAATTCGAATCAGTTTAGGATCAATCTTTATTATAATAGGCGCGCTAAACATATTAAATATCCATCATCTAGTAGCATACTTTTTAGTTATTGCTGGTTTAGTAAATATAGCAGAAGGATTGATTAGATACTGA
- a CDS encoding histidine phosphatase family protein — protein sequence MLRLILLRHGQSEADISGRHEGRADFELTSLGKEQAKALANYLSTYFGIDEVYCSPLKRAKETAQILGRKIMRQPIEVDQLLEINNGDLAGLTFEEAEKRFPPQSEEKIYRPLPNGESTIDFRFRIELFWHKFKDENLENNRQKTVCIVAHGGTISMLYKAIFKLPVNTNIRFPTSDTGFHVFEITKKDTILLKANSVEHLYLKSRG from the coding sequence ATGTTAAGGTTAATTTTGTTAAGACATGGGCAATCAGAAGCAGATATTTCTGGTCGGCATGAAGGTAGAGCTGACTTTGAATTGACAAGTCTAGGCAAAGAACAAGCTAAGGCGTTGGCCAACTACTTATCTACATATTTTGGAATTGACGAGGTATACTGCAGTCCTTTAAAAAGGGCGAAAGAAACGGCTCAGATCTTGGGTAGAAAGATTATGCGTCAGCCCATTGAAGTTGATCAGTTATTGGAAATAAACAACGGCGACTTAGCAGGTCTTACCTTTGAAGAAGCTGAGAAGAGATTTCCTCCACAATCGGAAGAAAAGATTTACAGACCGTTACCAAATGGCGAATCTACAATAGATTTTAGATTTAGAATAGAATTATTTTGGCATAAATTTAAAGATGAAAACCTCGAAAATAACCGGCAGAAAACTGTTTGCATTGTAGCTCATGGAGGGACTATTTCGATGCTGTATAAAGCAATTTTTAAGTTGCCGGTAAATACAAATATTAGATTTCCTACTTCAGATACAGGCTTTCACGTTTTTGAGATTACAAAAAAAGACACAATACTTTTAAAAGCAAACAGCGTAGAACATTTGTATTTAAAAAGCCGAGGATAG